Below is a genomic region from Castanea sativa cultivar Marrone di Chiusa Pesio chromosome 2, ASM4071231v1.
TGGCAAAGTAAACCATAAAGTTCCAAAACCCTGATgcatctctttttttctctttataacACTTGATTCTAGCTCAATTTTTCATAGCCCAAACGCATCCATCTCATACACTCAATTGAGCTCCTATCTTTCTACGAACATGTTTCTGATCACAAAGTATCACTCTAAATCTTCTAGCAACTATCATCATCTGCATTCACTTAGAAAGCCTGTCTCCACATTGCATACTATTTTTCCATAAAACTAATGCAGCACTTtctttacaaaattatttccatGAATTACCAAATTTGTAGCCAGAGTGGGAGCATAGAAGAtattaaacaaagaaagaatCATAAGAAAATGAATCTGAAAGATCAACAAAGACTTTCTTGTGTTTCAATGGACCAAAAATGGAATTTATATACAAATAATGAAATATCTTACATAAGCTAAATCCAGTCAAGTAATATTATATGTAGCAAGCATATGGTGTTAGATGCATGATCACACCACAATGAAGCCATAATTACATGCAAAtccagaaaaggaaaaagaataaattgttGAACCATCATAACTTTTAGAAACAAACTCAGATCCTACAAATGGTTTTACCACAGCAAAAGGATGGGCCTGTGTACGGCATAGGAGTGCATAAACAAAGGCTAAACAGAGCAAGCGTAGCATACATAGActcaaatcatcaataaaaaatgCTCCAAAAAGTTTTATGTCCCAAAGATCAAACTACAAAGACAATGTACTGCCTAGAGCAGTTTACAACAATACAATGAAAAAACAATATTCTTATTCACAGGTTGTTTAGTTGGTGAAATAATTGTAATGCATTTTGGTCCAAGTCAATAATTTGAAGATAGAGATGATTATAAACTTTAGTTGAAATCAAAGAGCCAACACGGCTTTATTTTGGTGAAATAATTGTAATGCATTTTGGTCCGAGCCAATAATTTGAAGATAGAGATGATTATAAACTTTAGTTGAAATCATAGAGCCAACATGGCTTTATTTTGGATGATACGTAATAATAATATGCTAAGCatgacaaaacataaaatcaaGGTTTAGACTATACTATTTTCATTAACTATTTTTGTCAGCGAAAACTATTATCCTGCTGTTAGGTTGATCTTTCCACTATTAGAATAGAGTACTAAGCAACAACAGCTTATATAACTGCAAATAGGTCAAGCTTTGCTCATACTGCAATTGATCAACCCAATCCTCAAACTGCATTTCAATACCAGGATAATGTACGGTATCATTGAGGTAATGTGTATTATTGGCACCAACTCACTAAGAACAATTGACCATTTTGACATGATCAAACAAAGTTACTGTTCTTTCTGACCACAACAAGTCGTCGCCCATGGCTTGGCAGCCTTGGCTACTCACAGAATGTTAGGTGTAACTGCTAGCTCTTGCGTTAAAAACATACTGTAGCTAGATAAATAAAGTTGTCATCTTTCATGTATCAGCTACAACAAGTTTCCAAACCAAGAAACTCACTACTCAAACAACTAAGCCAAATTACAAAACAACAACGAcaacaaaatcatcaaattttcaaaacttttgtCAAAAACCATGTATATTTATGTACACAAGTATATTACCTCGGATCGAATTCCAAAACCTCAGCGAGCTTATTGCCATTCTTATCGTTCCACTGCACTTTTCGCCTCGTCTTCTCCGACTTCCTCAACATCTCATCTCGCCGAGGCGGCAATAATGAATTAGACTCACTATCCTGCTCTCCATTAACATGTTGATCCTCAACCTTTGGAGATTCTACAGTACACGGAACCTCACTTTTGCATCCATTAACATCTTTAGCATCCGTTTCCATCAAAAAGTTAACACTATCCTCAAACTGTGAACCCAAATTCTTTGCCAATTAGCTCCGATGAAAATAGAGCAAAGGACCAATCGTTGAT
It encodes:
- the LOC142626480 gene encoding uncharacterized protein LOC142626480, coding for METDAKDVNGCKSEVPCTVESPKVEDQHVNGEQDSESNSLLPPRRDEMLRKSEKTRRKVQWNDKNGNKLAEVLEFDPSDASDSDDEDSDSCICTIM